The sequence below is a genomic window from Fuerstiella sp..
ATTATCCAGGAGCTGGAACAACTGCAGCTTGATATCACGCAGACCCTTCAGCTACCAACACCTCGCGACCCGGTGATCGTTTATCTGTTTTCCGGAGAATCCGAATACCGCAGGTACATGCGAAAAACATGGCCGTCATTACCGGCTCGCAGGGCGTATTTCATCGGCACCTCCCGTGAATTGGCGGTTTACTCATTTCACGGACCGCATGTCGAGGAAGATCTGCGCCACGAACTGACGCACGGACTGCTGCACGCGACGCTCACATGCGTTCCTTTATGGCTCGACGAAGGTCTTGCCGAATATTTTGAGGTGCGTGGGTCGACCGCAGGTAATCTGCATTTGGAGCACTTGCAGACACTGCAGCGGGCAGCACGCAAAAACTGGAACCCGTCAATCGCACGTCTTGAGAGAATTGACAAGTTTCAGGAATTCAATCGTCACGATTACGCCGAAGCATGGGGATGGATACACTTCCTGCTTCATGACAGTCCCGATGGGAAACAGGTACTGCTTGATTTTCTGAACCAGCTGAAAGATTCAGACTCTGTGGGGTCATTCGAGACCAGATTGCAGCCTTTCCGTCATCAGCTGGTGACATATATCTCAAATCTGAATGATTCTGCGCAACGTTCATTTCTGCGTCTTTAATTCATTTCTGCGTCTTTAAACAGCCGTTTGATCTGCGGCCTGCCAGGGACACCTCAGAATATCCCTCGCACCCGAATCTACAGTCCAAACTGGCTGCACCAGGCCGTTTTAGCTGTACAAACCGCAAAACAAGAACCCAAAGGTTTCCTGTTCTCTGCAAATCGCGTTTTGACCGGTGATTCCGCCACGCGTATGATGGTTGACGGGTCCTGCAAACAGGAAGCTGTTCACGGTCTGTTCTCAGCTGGAATCATCAACCCTTCCACGGTCTGTGCGTCACCGACTCACGTAGCTCCGCTTTAGCACACAAACTTTCTGACTCGAACCTCATTCGTCTTGCTATCATGAGTATTCCGTCCGGCTCAAAGCTTGAAGATTCAGGGTCGGCGACTCGTACGCCGCCACCCAGAGTTCCGATGGCTGAGCTCCCGCTGGTAGCAGATCGTCAGCAGACTGTGGTGACATCGTCGACCGACAAAAACGGTATCGACCCGGTAGAAACGAACGCACCAAATACCGTGTCACCTGATCCGGTCAATGCTCTCTTTTCAACAGACGGACCAGACATCGTTCCCGGTTCCGTGATGCTGGAACATTTTGCGGTTCAACGCAGAATTGGTTCCGGCGGC
It includes:
- a CDS encoding DUF1570 domain-containing protein translates to MCFLALFPLTGCRSGPKIWNDKRPVAHSVRAGNVTIRSNFVISDKAPIIQELEQLQLDITQTLQLPTPRDPVIVYLFSGESEYRRYMRKTWPSLPARRAYFIGTSRELAVYSFHGPHVEEDLRHELTHGLLHATLTCVPLWLDEGLAEYFEVRGSTAGNLHLEHLQTLQRAARKNWNPSIARLERIDKFQEFNRHDYAEAWGWIHFLLHDSPDGKQVLLDFLNQLKDSDSVGSFETRLQPFRHQLVTYISNLNDSAQRSFLRL